Proteins encoded together in one Pseudomonadota bacterium window:
- a CDS encoding OmpA family protein — protein sequence MTRKFQVISGLVLVTHFVGLVAVSNVFSADCKVLYDNIRKERTLMKKKDMAGEGVKACPNDVAIVYEYGYTMERLRKYEDALDQYKKAVELDSSYAKAYFSVGDIQMLLKNYREAVVAYQLGLQHDSADERAKASLKDARAKYKQATGNEPPAPPPPLKKAVAAKVTPVEVAPAETKKEVKPTPAPMVHAEAPIIRLDVPFSKKSATLSQDALDVLSVVVGQAMNRPDMKNVRFEIGGHADDVGDAPQNEEVSKKRAEAVRDYLLENFGVSGDRLSVAAYGHKRPKVPNTSPENQELNRRVGFSRTD from the coding sequence ATGACGAGAAAATTCCAAGTTATATCCGGGTTGGTTCTGGTTACCCATTTTGTCGGGCTTGTTGCCGTCAGCAACGTTTTTTCTGCGGACTGCAAGGTGTTGTACGATAATATCCGCAAAGAGCGGACCCTGATGAAAAAGAAAGATATGGCCGGTGAAGGGGTCAAGGCGTGTCCGAACGATGTCGCCATTGTCTATGAATACGGTTATACCATGGAGAGACTTCGCAAGTACGAAGATGCCCTCGATCAGTATAAGAAGGCGGTTGAACTGGACTCCTCATATGCCAAGGCATATTTCAGTGTCGGTGATATCCAGATGTTGCTGAAAAACTACCGGGAAGCAGTGGTCGCGTACCAGCTTGGTTTGCAGCATGATAGCGCAGACGAACGTGCCAAGGCGTCATTGAAGGATGCCCGGGCCAAGTACAAACAGGCGACCGGGAACGAGCCTCCTGCTCCTCCTCCGCCATTGAAGAAAGCGGTTGCCGCAAAAGTCACACCGGTCGAAGTCGCCCCGGCTGAAACAAAAAAAGAAGTGAAACCAACCCCTGCCCCGATGGTTCATGCCGAGGCGCCCATCATTCGTCTTGATGTTCCTTTCTCCAAGAAGAGCGCCACCCTGTCGCAGGATGCTTTAGATGTTCTGTCTGTTGTTGTAGGGCAGGCAATGAACCGGCCGGACATGAAAAATGTCAGGTTTGAGATTGGCGGACACGCCGATGATGTCGGTGATGCACCGCAGAATGAAGAAGTATCGAAGAAGCGCGCTGAGGCGGTCAGGGACTATCTGCTTGAGAATTTTGGTGTTTCAGGTGACCGGCTGAGTGTTGCCGCTTATGGTCATAAGCGGCCGAAGGTGCCCAACACAAGCCCCGAGAATCAGGAGTTGAACAGAAGGGTCGGATTCAGCAGAACCGATTAG
- a CDS encoding roadblock/LC7 domain-containing protein: MITAQAQEKAGNLIVNGLIKAGVRTALLIDSAGNVLANCGHEQQSIDIDAISLAALAAASLAATSQIAKLIGEDDFSLLFHKGKSGNIHFGRVGEELILITIFGDDVSLGLIRCRVAELAESLEDIFEGK, from the coding sequence ATTATTACAGCACAAGCGCAGGAAAAAGCCGGCAACCTGATTGTTAACGGCCTGATCAAGGCCGGGGTTCGAACAGCTTTGTTGATAGATTCCGCTGGTAACGTCCTGGCCAACTGCGGGCATGAGCAGCAATCTATTGATATCGATGCCATCTCACTTGCTGCCCTGGCCGCAGCGAGCCTGGCTGCCACCTCACAGATCGCCAAACTCATTGGTGAAGACGATTTCTCCCTTCTCTTCCATAAAGGGAAAAGCGGGAATATCCATTTCGGCAGAGTCGGTGAAGAATTGATTCTGATCACCATTTTCGGCGATGATGTCTCACTCGGTCTGATCCGCTGCAGGGTTGCAGAACTCGCCGAGTCTCTCGAGGACATATTTGAAGGGAAATAA
- a CDS encoding HAMP domain-containing histidine kinase: protein MKDATVYTDADIFSQVLENIETGIIILDMVNRRVFYRNRYAGKILEFLHTSCDFEELHSMMFSGLEQVENPGKTRSKRTMLNCDHRTFGYTIYRLQEISQYVAVIIQDITDQSRLEAIDEASEMMNNISYVFSGIRHEIGNPLNSVKMALTVLKNNLEKFSKEEIKIYIDRMADDAAKMESLLKSFKNFNMFEKPKTVSVNLQEFFESLTQLLGADVRKKKIQINIDILPEGRWVSVDTRALQHVSMNILANALDALDGRENPTLKIIGEAVGDVVLLSIKDNGCGMPDDLIVNAFKPFYTTKPHGTGLGLVISKKMLAQMNCGITISSEKDKGTTVNLTMPKCPPPGGNGESSEPVYHQ from the coding sequence ATGAAAGATGCGACTGTCTACACCGATGCCGACATTTTTTCGCAGGTACTGGAGAATATCGAAACCGGCATCATAATTCTTGATATGGTCAACCGTCGGGTTTTCTACCGGAACAGGTACGCCGGTAAAATCCTTGAATTCCTGCATACCTCCTGTGATTTTGAAGAGCTGCACTCGATGATGTTCAGCGGTCTGGAGCAGGTTGAAAATCCCGGCAAGACCCGCAGTAAAAGGACCATGCTGAACTGCGATCACCGGACGTTCGGCTACACCATCTACCGCCTTCAGGAAATCTCCCAGTATGTGGCAGTCATCATCCAGGACATCACCGACCAGAGCAGGCTTGAGGCAATTGATGAAGCTTCCGAGATGATGAACAACATCAGTTATGTTTTTTCGGGGATCAGGCACGAGATCGGCAATCCGCTGAATTCGGTCAAGATGGCGCTCACGGTTCTGAAGAACAATCTTGAAAAGTTCTCCAAGGAGGAGATCAAGATTTATATTGATCGGATGGCGGATGATGCCGCAAAAATGGAATCTCTGCTGAAATCCTTTAAAAATTTCAACATGTTTGAAAAACCGAAAACGGTTTCCGTGAATCTCCAGGAGTTTTTTGAAAGCCTGACCCAGCTGCTCGGTGCCGATGTCAGGAAGAAAAAGATCCAGATCAACATCGACATTCTGCCGGAAGGACGCTGGGTCAGTGTCGATACCAGAGCCCTGCAGCATGTATCGATGAATATCCTTGCCAATGCCCTTGATGCCCTGGACGGCAGGGAGAACCCGACCCTGAAAATAATCGGTGAGGCGGTTGGCGACGTGGTTCTGCTCTCAATCAAGGATAACGGATGTGGAATGCCTGATGATCTCATTGTAAATGCCTTCAAGCCGTTCTACACCACCAAACCGCATGGAACTGGACTCGGTCTTGTCATCTCCAAGAAGATGCTCGCCCAGATGAATTGCGGGATCACGATCAGCAGTGAAAAGGACAAAGGAACAACGGTGAATCTGACCATGCCCAAATGTCCTCCTCCGGGTGGAAACGGCGAGTCCTCGGAACCTGTGTATCATCAATAG
- a CDS encoding response regulator: protein MNKILLVDDEKNFLLSLADMLKANENEFEVVTAGDGREAAKIIDKGGINMVVTDLNMPEMDGFELMAHITHVNSDIPVIAMTAYGTPEMESRLMNMGAFQYIEKPIDYNSLLHKIKEGLKSGTKGHVSGISLPSFMQLLELDKKTCTLHVTSHEGKGSMFFQQGELISSKTGKMVGQEAAFEIINWDNSEIEIENVCKFDIAKRDINVPMGFLLIESARMKDEKNKPKEEREKEEKIEPATEALEGVDFDNIGFATKESEAKKETAVSTPSPKAAAVAPEAEVRKSPLEILSNTIINANGVNRMIIISGNGTVLSHNNIPVKEFGAFTAAVTGASIKIRKILGFTGPKHIVVNHSNGEKILIIVGAQVVAGIGLDSDCEPEPISELLKPTVSRLRA, encoded by the coding sequence ATGAATAAGATTCTGCTTGTTGATGATGAAAAGAATTTCCTGCTCAGCCTGGCTGATATGCTGAAAGCAAATGAGAATGAATTTGAAGTCGTCACTGCCGGAGATGGGCGGGAGGCGGCAAAAATTATCGATAAAGGGGGCATAAACATGGTTGTGACCGACCTGAATATGCCCGAGATGGATGGTTTTGAGCTTATGGCTCACATTACCCATGTCAACTCGGATATTCCGGTTATCGCCATGACTGCATACGGCACACCGGAAATGGAGTCACGGCTCATGAACATGGGCGCTTTCCAGTACATAGAAAAACCTATCGACTACAACTCCCTTCTCCATAAAATCAAGGAAGGCCTGAAATCCGGCACCAAAGGCCATGTTTCCGGCATTTCCCTTCCTTCCTTCATGCAACTTCTGGAACTCGACAAAAAAACCTGCACTCTTCATGTAACCAGTCATGAAGGTAAGGGAAGCATGTTCTTTCAACAGGGTGAACTGATCTCTTCAAAAACCGGCAAAATGGTGGGGCAGGAAGCAGCATTCGAGATCATCAACTGGGACAATTCGGAAATTGAGATCGAAAATGTCTGCAAATTTGATATTGCCAAACGAGACATTAACGTCCCGATGGGCTTCCTTCTCATTGAAAGCGCCCGGATGAAAGATGAAAAGAACAAGCCCAAGGAAGAACGGGAGAAAGAGGAAAAGATAGAACCAGCCACTGAGGCCCTCGAAGGTGTCGATTTTGACAATATTGGTTTCGCCACCAAGGAAAGTGAGGCCAAGAAGGAAACAGCCGTATCGACACCAAGCCCCAAAGCTGCTGCGGTGGCTCCTGAAGCAGAAGTCCGGAAAAGCCCTCTTGAGATCCTGTCAAACACTATCATAAATGCCAACGGTGTAAACCGGATGATCATCATATCAGGTAATGGCACCGTTCTGTCACATAATAATATTCCGGTCAAAGAGTTCGGGGCATTTACTGCTGCCGTCACGGGCGCTTCGATCAAAATCCGGAAAATACTCGGCTTCACCGGGCCCAAGCATATTGTTGTGAATCACTCAAACGGTGAAAAGATACTCATCATAGTCGGTGCCCAGGTGGTGGCGGGGATCGGTCTTGATTCCGATTGCGAGCCGGAGCCGATCTCCGAACTGCTGAAACCAACCGTTTCCAGGTTGCGAGCCTAA
- the recB gene encoding exodeoxyribonuclease V subunit beta — MSSFEIMQAPATGAHLIDASAGTGKTYTISGLVVRMLVEYRHPIEEILVVTFTEAAASDLKARIREMIVEAGLAFAGGQAKDGFIASLTEAASDHPAASRLLNSALQNFDEAPIFTIHGFCQRVLQDNFLECGLLLDSELITDQQAFVREIAEDYFRKKLYKTSLLFATYCLNRLLPEQLKKFLGAYYARDDIRIIPEVDGQELQREIEAAENDFTGIYESTISQWLLVRDEVPGILLADEGLNRKKYPLKSIPGWILLLDRLAAGAVPNLDLFDNFHKFTLSSLRQSMNKGCSPPEHRFFSQCDDLMKSRDAVVDLYELYIISLKSELFRYVRRELVRGREEGGRHSFDDLLKDLFLALRGEGGEELAASVRAGYRVALIDEFQDTDPVQYEIFKTIFSGPESLLLMIGDPKQAIYSFRGADIFAYIKAVREVKSRFTLGHNWRSVPGLITATNAFFAKHPRPFLFSEIPFEDARWPVEKDHQHLLLDGRQEEPFQMMLLERLAGDNPDKLLGKEVARKRILTWLVGEITRLLGAGAEGRATIGGASLSAGDIAVLVRTNNEARQTQKALAEAGVASVLHSSESLFASREAEELLLTLKALADPGDNRTLRAALATRIFGLDGYQLDHLNGDGEELSTWIEKFRSYHTRWKEHGFGGMFAFLLAGERVRPRLLRLAGGERSVTNILHLHEILHLAAVERKLGITGLCKYLAEAISDTGQGVPEEYQLRLESDAALVQIVTIHKSKGLQYPVVFCPYCWEGSRLKEIRNNKMVAGSNGFLYHDRSRGFELIMDIGSADLAISREAAFAEELAENLRLLYVALTRAVQRCYLFWGPFNGAETSALAYLLHHRKGAMRDDCAPDSFAILQTLADSEIAADVVGLVAAAGENIRVRTLAEDAPAFPVKPPDSVPLRECPEFSGFIDSGWKISSFSSLADKLRVPYLRRGFPAAGFNLPETEDEQERLGGRDENLPGSIAARGIANEPGEAYAVFPGAPGDRDDGVQFYRDIRNFPKGPGAGTFLHTLLENLDFTLTDTGARESWVRKYLVAAGYAPEWSPAVDSMLTQVLHTPLPGGRQNMHLAEITRKDRLDELEFYFPLAGFDVDALAALLSEEFGIRKARSVTDSSGCPERVNGFMKGYVDLMFCHDGRFYIVDWKSNHLGYGREDYSRAVLDQVMVHEMYVLQSLIYTVALHRYLERRLPGYDYEKHFGGVYYLFLRGVGYDSGQHYGIYHDVPDVKVVLKAARLLAAGQG, encoded by the coding sequence GTGAGCAGTTTTGAGATCATGCAGGCCCCTGCAACCGGAGCCCACCTGATAGATGCCAGCGCCGGCACCGGCAAGACCTATACCATATCAGGGCTGGTGGTCCGGATGCTTGTCGAATATCGACACCCCATTGAAGAGATTCTGGTTGTTACTTTCACCGAGGCGGCGGCTTCGGATCTGAAGGCCCGGATCAGGGAGATGATCGTCGAGGCCGGCCTGGCCTTTGCCGGCGGGCAGGCAAAGGACGGTTTCATCGCCTCGCTGACCGAGGCGGCAAGTGATCATCCGGCAGCATCGCGATTGTTGAATAGCGCCCTGCAGAATTTTGATGAGGCGCCGATTTTTACGATTCATGGTTTCTGCCAGAGGGTTCTTCAAGACAATTTTCTGGAATGCGGCCTGCTCCTTGATTCGGAGCTGATCACCGATCAACAGGCGTTTGTCCGGGAGATCGCCGAGGACTACTTCCGGAAAAAACTCTACAAGACATCGTTGCTTTTTGCCACCTATTGCCTGAACAGGCTTCTTCCCGAGCAGCTGAAAAAATTTCTGGGCGCCTATTACGCCCGGGATGACATTCGGATCATCCCGGAAGTTGACGGGCAGGAGCTGCAGCGGGAAATCGAAGCCGCCGAAAATGATTTCACGGGAATATATGAATCCACAATTTCGCAATGGCTTCTTGTCAGAGATGAGGTTCCGGGGATCCTGCTGGCGGATGAGGGGCTGAACCGGAAAAAGTATCCGCTGAAGAGCATTCCGGGCTGGATTCTTCTTCTCGACCGGCTGGCTGCCGGCGCGGTTCCGAATCTTGATCTCTTTGATAACTTTCATAAATTTACCCTTTCGTCGCTCCGTCAATCGATGAATAAAGGATGTTCCCCCCCGGAACATCGGTTTTTCAGCCAGTGCGACGATTTGATGAAGAGTCGGGATGCGGTTGTCGATCTCTATGAGCTGTATATCATTTCCCTTAAGAGTGAGCTTTTCCGGTATGTACGCAGGGAGCTTGTGAGAGGCAGGGAGGAGGGAGGGCGTCATTCATTTGATGATCTGCTGAAGGATCTGTTCCTCGCTTTGAGAGGTGAGGGAGGGGAAGAGCTCGCGGCGTCGGTGCGCGCCGGATACCGCGTTGCTCTGATCGATGAATTCCAGGATACGGATCCGGTCCAGTATGAAATATTCAAAACCATATTTTCCGGCCCGGAGTCACTGCTCTTGATGATCGGTGACCCCAAACAGGCGATTTACAGTTTCCGGGGAGCGGATATCTTTGCCTACATCAAGGCGGTCCGGGAGGTGAAGTCGCGATTTACCCTGGGACATAACTGGCGTTCGGTGCCCGGTCTGATCACCGCGACCAACGCTTTTTTTGCAAAACACCCGCGGCCGTTTCTTTTTTCAGAAATTCCGTTCGAGGATGCCCGGTGGCCGGTTGAGAAAGATCACCAGCATCTCCTGCTTGACGGACGGCAGGAAGAGCCGTTCCAGATGATGCTGCTGGAAAGGCTCGCCGGGGACAATCCGGACAAATTGCTGGGGAAGGAAGTCGCCCGGAAAAGGATTCTCACCTGGCTGGTAGGCGAGATCACCAGGCTGCTCGGGGCAGGGGCTGAGGGCAGGGCCACTATTGGCGGGGCCTCTCTTAGCGCCGGGGACATTGCCGTTCTGGTCAGGACCAACAATGAGGCCAGGCAAACCCAGAAAGCATTGGCTGAAGCTGGGGTGGCAAGCGTTCTGCACAGTTCGGAAAGCCTCTTTGCCTCCCGGGAGGCGGAAGAATTGCTGCTGACTCTCAAGGCGCTGGCAGACCCCGGGGACAACCGGACCCTGCGGGCTGCCCTGGCAACAAGAATTTTCGGACTGGACGGGTATCAACTGGATCATTTGAACGGTGATGGGGAGGAGCTGTCGACCTGGATAGAGAAATTCAGATCCTATCACACCCGGTGGAAAGAGCATGGTTTCGGGGGGATGTTCGCTTTTCTGCTCGCCGGGGAAAGGGTCCGCCCCCGCCTCTTGAGGTTGGCCGGCGGTGAGCGGAGCGTGACCAACATCCTCCATCTGCACGAGATCCTGCACCTCGCCGCAGTTGAGAGAAAACTCGGCATAACAGGGCTATGCAAGTATCTGGCGGAGGCGATTTCCGATACCGGGCAGGGGGTTCCTGAAGAATACCAGCTGCGGCTGGAAAGTGACGCGGCGCTTGTCCAGATCGTCACGATCCACAAATCAAAAGGACTCCAGTATCCGGTGGTGTTCTGCCCATACTGCTGGGAGGGATCGCGGCTCAAGGAAATCAGGAACAACAAGATGGTCGCCGGAAGCAACGGGTTTCTCTACCATGACCGGAGCCGCGGATTCGAGCTGATCATGGATATCGGCTCTGCCGATCTGGCGATCAGCAGAGAGGCCGCGTTTGCTGAAGAGCTGGCGGAAAACCTTCGGCTTCTCTATGTTGCCCTGACCCGGGCGGTCCAGCGCTGCTATCTGTTCTGGGGGCCGTTCAACGGTGCGGAAACCTCTGCTCTGGCGTATCTCCTGCACCACCGGAAGGGTGCGATGCGTGATGATTGTGCTCCAGACTCATTTGCCATTCTGCAAACACTTGCCGACAGTGAAATTGCAGCTGATGTTGTCGGGCTGGTGGCTGCGGCCGGGGAAAATATCCGGGTAAGGACCCTGGCTGAAGATGCTCCGGCCTTCCCGGTAAAGCCACCGGATAGCGTACCCTTGAGAGAGTGTCCGGAATTCAGCGGTTTCATCGATTCCGGGTGGAAGATTTCGAGTTTCTCCTCCCTTGCCGATAAACTTCGCGTTCCATATCTGCGGCGAGGATTTCCGGCAGCGGGATTCAATCTTCCCGAAACCGAAGATGAACAGGAGAGGTTGGGGGGCCGGGATGAAAATTTGCCTGGTTCTATTGCCGCGAGGGGGATAGCGAATGAACCGGGTGAGGCGTATGCCGTTTTTCCGGGAGCGCCGGGAGATCGAGATGACGGGGTGCAGTTTTACAGGGATATCAGAAATTTTCCAAAGGGGCCGGGGGCGGGCACTTTTCTCCATACGCTTCTTGAAAATCTTGATTTTACTCTGACAGACACCGGCGCCCGCGAGTCCTGGGTCAGGAAGTACCTGGTTGCGGCAGGATATGCCCCCGAGTGGTCACCTGCGGTTGACTCCATGCTGACTCAAGTTCTGCACACCCCCCTGCCGGGAGGGAGGCAGAATATGCACCTCGCCGAGATCACCCGGAAGGACCGTCTTGATGAACTGGAATTTTATTTTCCCCTCGCAGGTTTTGATGTCGATGCTCTGGCGGCTCTCCTCTCTGAAGAGTTCGGGATTCGGAAAGCGAGAAGCGTGACGGACTCTTCCGGATGTCCGGAGCGGGTGAATGGGTTTATGAAGGGCTATGTCGACCTGATGTTCTGCCATGACGGCAGATTTTACATTGTCGACTGGAAGTCAAACCATCTTGGCTATGGGCGTGAAGATTATTCCCGAGCGGTTCTGGATCAGGTCATGGTTCATGAAATGTATGTTCTTCAGTCCCTGATCTACACCGTTGCCCTGCATCGCTATCTTGAGCGGAGACTCCCCGGCTATGACTATGAAAAGCACTTCGGCGGTGTCTACTATCTTTTCCTGCGGGGAGTGGGGTATGATAGTGGACAACATTATGGGATTTACCACGATGTGCCTGACGTAAAAGTGGTATTAAAGGCGGCTCGGCTGCTGGCTGCCGGGCAAGGATGA
- a CDS encoding gliding motility protein — protein MALIDLSKKEVHCKVVYYGPGRCGKTTNLLYIHEAMAEKDRGKMLTIDTKGDRTLFFDLLPLNLGKISGFDIRIQLYTVPGQVMYEATRALVLKGVDGLVYVADPLKVRQERNIEGLADLKRNLEKHNLDMMKMPLVLQYNKRDLCDTPVPTLTIEDLEKDLNSELKTVYFEAVATTGIGVFETLTEITKRTVRYVAEKHLLTKI, from the coding sequence ATGGCACTCATAGACCTTAGCAAAAAAGAAGTTCATTGCAAGGTGGTTTACTACGGCCCCGGACGCTGTGGAAAAACCACAAACCTCTTGTATATCCATGAAGCCATGGCTGAGAAAGACCGTGGTAAAATGCTTACTATCGACACCAAGGGAGATCGAACTCTCTTCTTCGATCTTCTCCCACTGAATCTGGGAAAAATATCCGGCTTTGACATCAGGATTCAGCTTTATACGGTTCCGGGGCAGGTCATGTATGAGGCAACCCGCGCCCTGGTCCTGAAAGGAGTCGATGGACTTGTTTACGTGGCCGACCCTCTGAAGGTTCGCCAGGAGAGGAACATTGAAGGCCTCGCCGACCTCAAGCGCAACCTGGAAAAGCACAATCTTGACATGATGAAAATGCCACTGGTTCTTCAGTATAACAAACGGGACCTCTGTGACACGCCGGTTCCGACCCTTACCATTGAAGACCTGGAAAAAGACCTGAATTCAGAACTTAAAACGGTCTATTTTGAAGCTGTGGCAACAACCGGCATCGGAGTGTTCGAAACTCTAACCGAAATCACCAAGCGAACTGTTCGGTATGTCGCGGAAAAACATCTGCTGACCAAGATCTAA
- a CDS encoding GspE/PulE family protein: MNANLRSMLKGHLLEFVVSFPNDINKFTDYFHGKHDSLTDESSDVFGELELVEDDLDMDAEDASEDYGGDAEGVVVKVANRIIEEAYARNASDIHIESLVGKRGALVRFRVDGECSNFQTIPFNYKKALVSRIKILSRLDIAEKRLPQDGKIKFRTRRGRNIELRVATLPTVGGNEDVVMRILAGGDSLPLKKMGLHPDNLENFKALIERPYGLVLVVGPTGSGKTTTLHAGLGYINRPEKKIWTAEDPVEIVQDGLRQVQVLPKIKLDFARVLRAFLRADPDVIMVGETRDEETANTVIEAALTGHLVFSTLHTNSAPETVTRLLGMGIDPFNFADSLLGVLAQRLIKRLCPHCRQPYQPDQEEIDTIIKEYGNHPTKPLQLEKGATLYRARGCVHCQKSGFKGRLAIHELLITDDNMRTKIEKNAPVADIRMAAMLAGMRTLKQDGIIKVINGDTDLHQVSSATMK, from the coding sequence ATGAATGCCAATCTGCGTTCCATGCTGAAGGGGCATCTTCTCGAATTCGTGGTTTCTTTTCCGAATGACATCAACAAGTTCACCGATTACTTCCATGGCAAACATGACTCGTTGACGGATGAAAGCAGTGATGTTTTCGGCGAACTTGAGCTTGTCGAAGATGATCTTGACATGGATGCGGAAGACGCTTCCGAAGACTACGGCGGCGACGCCGAAGGGGTTGTGGTCAAGGTCGCAAACAGAATCATTGAAGAGGCTTACGCCCGTAACGCTTCGGATATTCATATCGAGTCTCTGGTCGGGAAAAGAGGGGCTCTTGTCAGATTCAGGGTCGACGGCGAATGTTCAAATTTCCAGACCATTCCCTTCAATTACAAAAAGGCCCTCGTTTCCAGGATCAAGATTCTTTCCCGACTTGATATTGCCGAAAAACGTCTGCCCCAGGACGGTAAAATCAAGTTCAGAACCAGAAGGGGGCGAAACATCGAGCTCCGCGTTGCCACTCTGCCGACTGTCGGCGGTAATGAAGATGTGGTCATGCGTATTTTGGCCGGGGGTGATTCCCTGCCCCTGAAGAAGATGGGGCTGCATCCCGACAATCTCGAGAACTTCAAGGCTCTGATCGAAAGGCCATATGGTCTGGTTCTGGTTGTCGGACCGACAGGTTCCGGTAAAACCACCACCCTGCATGCAGGACTTGGTTATATCAACCGGCCGGAGAAAAAAATCTGGACGGCGGAAGATCCTGTGGAAATTGTCCAGGATGGCTTAAGGCAGGTTCAGGTCCTGCCGAAAATCAAACTTGATTTCGCCAGGGTGCTTCGCGCTTTCCTCCGCGCTGACCCGGACGTAATCATGGTCGGTGAAACCCGTGATGAAGAAACGGCAAATACCGTCATTGAAGCAGCCCTCACCGGCCATCTGGTCTTTTCAACCCTGCACACCAACTCTGCGCCTGAAACCGTTACCCGTCTGCTCGGGATGGGAATCGACCCCTTCAACTTCGCAGACTCCCTGCTGGGTGTTCTCGCCCAGAGGCTGATCAAACGACTCTGCCCCCATTGCCGACAACCCTATCAGCCTGACCAGGAAGAAATTGACACGATTATCAAGGAATATGGGAATCATCCGACCAAGCCGCTCCAGCTCGAAAAAGGGGCAACCCTCTACCGTGCCCGGGGCTGTGTTCACTGTCAGAAATCGGGTTTTAAAGGGAGGCTTGCCATCCACGAATTGCTGATCACAGATGACAACATGCGCACCAAAATCGAGAAGAATGCCCCGGTGGCTGATATCCGCATGGCGGCCATGCTGGCAGGGATGAGAACCCTCAAACAGGACGGAATCATCAAAGTCATCAATGGAGACACGGACCTGCATCAGGTGAGCTCTGCCACGATGAAGTAG
- a CDS encoding DUF3365 domain-containing protein, whose product MAVAKLHKALGIRAKFVIMMAILGLLALSGIGYFAYVYSMQNSLKDADTKARIIDAYVKASRAYFMAVQRPLIVELVERDRFYPELQSGFGITRRTIDMINAKELKGFEFRQASLLPHHPPNKADLFEESVINKFKSDINLQEQTGKTTRKGELFYFKARPIKMDAENCLKCHKNPATAPKDMIEMYGEAGFDNNFKLGDIFGAYIVYVPMAPAVAAAKLQALILFAGGAGTMLLGLIAIWLFLDARIVKPIMELCNRTEEVSVGRNLDKSLLTSKMKDEVATLARSIDRLRISLVKMLKRK is encoded by the coding sequence ATGGCTGTCGCCAAATTACACAAAGCATTGGGCATCAGGGCCAAGTTCGTTATCATGATGGCGATTCTTGGCCTGCTCGCCCTTTCCGGTATAGGATATTTTGCATACGTATACAGCATGCAGAATTCATTAAAAGATGCCGATACCAAGGCCAGAATCATTGACGCTTACGTCAAGGCGAGCCGGGCCTACTTCATGGCGGTGCAGCGCCCCCTGATTGTTGAGCTGGTTGAAAGAGACCGCTTTTATCCGGAACTTCAGTCCGGATTCGGTATCACCCGGCGAACCATTGATATGATCAACGCCAAGGAGCTTAAAGGATTTGAGTTCCGCCAGGCCTCCCTGCTGCCCCATCATCCGCCAAACAAGGCGGACCTTTTTGAAGAATCGGTCATTAACAAATTCAAGAGCGATATTAATCTTCAGGAGCAGACCGGGAAAACCACGAGAAAAGGCGAGCTTTTCTATTTCAAGGCCCGGCCCATCAAGATGGATGCCGAGAACTGCCTGAAATGTCATAAAAACCCGGCAACGGCTCCCAAGGATATGATTGAGATGTATGGCGAGGCAGGCTTTGACAATAATTTCAAACTTGGTGATATTTTCGGAGCCTACATTGTTTACGTACCAATGGCTCCGGCGGTTGCGGCCGCCAAACTACAGGCGTTGATCCTGTTCGCCGGTGGTGCCGGAACCATGCTTCTCGGTCTGATCGCCATCTGGCTGTTCCTGGATGCACGTATCGTTAAGCCGATCATGGAACTCTGCAACAGAACGGAAGAAGTCAGCGTCGGGCGTAATCTTGACAAGAGTCTGTTGACATCGAAAATGAAGGATGAGGTGGCGACGCTTGCCCGCTCAATTGATCGTTTGCGGATAAGTCTTGTCAAAATGTTGAAACGAAAATGA